A single genomic interval of Geotrypetes seraphini chromosome 1, aGeoSer1.1, whole genome shotgun sequence harbors:
- the SCRG1 gene encoding scrapie-responsive protein 1, whose translation MKITIAFVLLGTLFGASAISINHLSCYKKVLRDHNCHNIPGLANLHHINENHQGHFWNGKDCEMVCYCNFRELLCCPKDIFFGPKISFVIPCNNT comes from the exons atgaagattACTATAGCTTTTGTTTTGCTGGGTACACTGTTTGGAGCTAGTGCAATATCTATCAACCACCTTTCTTGTTATAAGAAGGTTTTACGAGACCACAACTGCCATAACATCCCAGGCCTGGCCAATCTGCATCATATCAATGAAAATCATCAGGGTCACTTCTGGAATGGAAAAGACTGCGAGATGGTGTGTTATTGCAATTTTAGAGAATTGCTCTGCTGTCCAAA AGACATTTTCTTTGGACCAAAGATCTCTTTTGTAATACCTTGCAACAACACCTGA